The Prochlorococcus sp. MIT 1300 genome has a window encoding:
- a CDS encoding 3-deoxy-7-phosphoheptulonate synthase has product MTTTADLHVVDTRPLVPPALLHKDLPIDPVTLNTVSESRKRIQLILQGQDSRLLVIVGPCSVHDVEAAKDYASHLAPLRERFAAELEIVMRVYFEKPRTTVGWKGLINDPHLDGSYDINTGLRSARALLLDLGRSGMPAATELLDPVVPQYIADLIAWTAIGARTTESQTHREMASGLSMPIGYKNGTDGTATIAINAMEAASRPHHFLGINREGHASIVSTTGNPDGHLVLRGGKAGSNYHLEAIQGVVRDLRKAHLCDRLMVDCSHGNSDKDFRRQSDVLNEIANQVRQDSTHVMGVMLESHLVEGNQKLSSDLSSLVYGQSITDACIDIGTTAKLLENLADAVKMLKAKKR; this is encoded by the coding sequence ATGACCACCACTGCTGATCTTCATGTGGTGGATACCCGGCCTTTGGTACCACCTGCATTGCTTCATAAGGATTTACCTATAGACCCAGTGACTCTTAACACTGTTTCAGAGAGTCGTAAACGTATTCAATTAATACTGCAGGGTCAAGACTCTCGTTTGTTAGTAATCGTAGGGCCTTGCTCTGTTCATGATGTGGAAGCAGCAAAAGATTATGCGAGTCACCTAGCACCTTTGCGTGAGCGCTTTGCGGCTGAATTAGAGATTGTGATGCGGGTTTATTTTGAGAAACCACGAACTACTGTTGGCTGGAAAGGCTTAATTAATGATCCGCATCTAGATGGTTCATATGACATAAATACTGGTTTGCGCTCCGCTCGAGCCTTGTTGTTGGATTTGGGACGTAGTGGTATGCCAGCTGCTACAGAATTGCTGGATCCAGTAGTTCCTCAATATATTGCTGATTTGATTGCTTGGACTGCTATCGGTGCAAGAACCACTGAAAGTCAGACCCATAGAGAAATGGCATCAGGCTTATCAATGCCTATTGGTTATAAGAATGGAACGGATGGAACTGCAACGATTGCTATTAATGCTATGGAGGCTGCTTCTAGGCCACATCACTTTTTGGGAATTAATCGAGAAGGCCATGCTTCGATTGTTAGTACTACTGGTAACCCTGACGGACACCTTGTGTTACGAGGCGGCAAAGCCGGCAGTAATTATCATCTAGAAGCCATTCAGGGAGTAGTTAGGGATTTGCGAAAAGCCCATCTTTGTGATCGTTTGATGGTTGATTGTAGTCATGGAAATTCTGATAAAGATTTTAGACGCCAGTCTGATGTTTTAAATGAAATAGCAAATCAGGTTCGCCAAGACTCTACTCATGTAATGGGTGTGATGTTGGAAAGTCATTTAGTTGAAGGTAACCAAAAATTATCTAGTGATTTGTCTTCTCTTGTGTATGGGCAAAGTATTACTGATGCTTGTATTGATATTGGCACTACCGCTAAATTACTTGAAAATTTAGCAGACGCCGTCAAAATGCTTAAGGCAAAGAAAAGGTGA